One Canis lupus dingo isolate Sandy chromosome 3, ASM325472v2, whole genome shotgun sequence DNA window includes the following coding sequences:
- the LOC112654081 gene encoding olfactory receptor 6C1-like, whose translation MRNHTEITDFILLGLSDDPQLQEVIFVFLLITYMLSITGNLTIITLTLLDSHLQTPMYFFLRNFSLLEISFTTVSIPKFLSTLITGDKNISFNDCMAQFFFLILLGVTEFCLLAAMSYDRYIAICKPLHYMTIMNPRVCILLVFASWSASFLIIFPLLMLFIQLDYCKSNVIDHFTCDYFPLLHLSCSDTRFLEIVGFSCAVFTLMFTLALIILSYIYILRTILRIPSTSQRTKAFSTCSSHMIVISISYGSCIFMYINPAAKDRVSLSKGVAVLNTSVAPMLNPFIYSLRNQQVKRAFLDRARKIVFFSSK comes from the coding sequence atgagaaaccacACAGAAATAACAGATTTTATTCTCCTGGGATTGTCAGATGACCCACAGCTTCAGGAGGTGATCTTTGTCTTTCTGCTTATCACCTACATGCTCAGCATCACTGGGAACCTGACCATTATCACCCTCACCCTGCTGGATTCCCACCTCCAGACCCCCATGTATTTCTTCCTCAGAAACTTCTCCTTACTCGAGATTTCATTCACAACTGTGAGCATACCCAAGTTCCTGAGCACCCTGATTACAGGagataaaaacatttcctttaatgATTGCATGGCTcagttcttttttctcatcttattGGGAGTCACTGAATTTTGCCTTCTGGCTGCCATGTCCTATGACCGATACATTGCCATCTGCAAACCTCTGCATTACATGACCATCATGAATCCCAGAGTCTGCATACTCCTTGTCTTTGCTTCTTGGTCGGCTTCATTCTTAATCATATTCCCATTACTCATGCTGTTCATACAGCTTGATTATTGTAAGTCCAATGTTATAGACCATTTTACCTGTGACTATTTCCCCTTACTACATCTTTCTTGTTCAGACACTAGATTCTTAGAGATAGTGGGTTTTTCCTGTGCTGTTTTTACATTAATGTTCACATTGGCATTAATAATTCTGTCCTACATATATATCCTCAGAACAATTTTGAGGATTCCTTCTACTAGTCAGAGGACAAAGGCCTTTTCCACCTGTTCTTCCCACATGATTGTCATCTCCATCTCCTATGGCAGCTGCATTTTCATGTATATTAACCCAGCAGCAAAAGACAGAGTGTCTCTGAGCAAGGGAGTTGCTGTGCTAAACACCTCGGTAGCCCCCATGCTGAACCCCTTTATTTACAGCCTAAGGAACCAGCAAGTCAAGCGAGCCTTCCTGGACAGGGCAAGGAAGATTGTATTTTTctcaagcaaatga
- the LOC112674915 gene encoding LOW QUALITY PROTEIN: olfactory receptor 6C3 (The sequence of the model RefSeq protein was modified relative to this genomic sequence to represent the inferred CDS: deleted 1 base in 1 codon), whose amino-acid sequence MNHTVITKFVLLGLSDDPDLQIVIFLFLFVTYLLSVTGNLTIITLTLVDSHLQTPMYFFLRNFSFLEILFTTVCIPRFLGAIITRDKTISYNDSAVQLFFFILMGVMEFYILTAMSYDGYVAICKPLHYTTIMIRKVCTLLVLCAWLGGFLTIFPPLMLLLQLNYCASNVIDHFACDYFPLLQLSCSDTWLLEVIGFYFDLVALLFTLALVILSYLYIIRTILRIPSASQRKKAFSTCSSHMIVISISYGSCIFMYANPSAKERASLTKGVAILNTSVAPMLNPFIYTLRNQQVKQAFKDMVHKVVFSSSK is encoded by the exons atgaatcacACAGTGATCACCAAGTTTGTCCTGCTAGGCCTTTCTGATGATCCTGACCTTCAGATTGtgattttcctcttcttattcgTCACATACTTACTAAGTGTCACTGGAAACCTGACTATCATCACCCTAACCTTGGTGGACTCTCATCTACAGACGCCAATGTATTTCTTCCTCCGAAACTTCTCTTTCTTAGAAATCTTATTTACAACTGTATGTATTCCTAGATTTCTGGGGGCAATTATCACCAGGGATAAGACTATTTCCTATAACGACTCTGCAGTCcagctgtttttctttattttaatggggGTGATGgaattttacattctcactgCCATGTCTTATGACGGCTATGTTGCCATCTGCAAGCCCCTTCATTACACCACCATCATGATCAGGAAGGTCTGCACTCTACTTGTGCTCTGTGCATGGCTCGGTGGGTTCTTGACCATTTTCCCACCCCTTATG TTATTACTCCAGCTGAATTACTGTGCTTCCAATGTCATTGACCACTTTGCATGTGACTATTTTCCCCTTTTACAACTGTCTTGTTCAGATACGTGGCTCCTAGAGGTAATTGGTTTCTACTTTGATTTAGTTGCCTTGCTATTCACTTTGGCCTTGGTGATTTTATCTTATCTGTATATAATCAGAACTATTTTGAGAATCCCATCTGCCAGTCAGAGAAAAAAGGCTTTCTCCACATGTTCTTCTCATATGattgtcatttccatttcttatgGGAGCTGTATATTTATGTATGCTAATCCCTCTGCAAAAGAAAGGGCATCATTGACCAAAGGAGTAGCTATTCTCAATACTTCTGTTGCCCCCATGCTGAACCCTTTTATTTACACTCTGAGAAACCAGCAAGTAAAACAAGCTTTCAAAGATATGGTCCATAAAGTAGTATTTTCTTCAAGTAAATGA